A stretch of DNA from Acanthopagrus latus isolate v.2019 chromosome 7, fAcaLat1.1, whole genome shotgun sequence:
AGTCTTGTTGTGGAGCTTCACACACACCGGTGTGACGTTTCACTTTCTGCTTTAATCAGGGTAATTTTACAGTGGATGAGGCTGCTGTTGGCAGTGACATCTGGGCCTCTTTGAAATGCTGttcaaaagacaaacacagccagtgGCTACTTTGTAAAATTAACCACCTATATATCTGTCCAGCTGTATGAATCAGCAAATAAGCTGCTGCGCCTGACTTTCACAACACagatttttgctttttgtgcGTCTAGAAGTAGAACATCGCTGCCTGTCAGTACGATTAGGAAATGTTTGGTTTCATCCCAGTAGTAATTTGAGGTGAAAAGGTGATGACCAGCAGAATGGATAACTGCCAAACTGAATGGAATtagctttgatttgttttagcCTCTCAACACAGAGTTGGAGAAACTGTCTTGACATAatgctctttgtcttttccccaGACTTATTCCGCCACTGAATCAGCTGGACCTGCTGAGGAATCTAAAGGGCAAGTCATTCAGGTAAAAACAAGGCAAtaatagtgatgatgatgatgacgatgatgatgatgatgatgatgatgatgatgatgatgatgattatgattatgatgatgtcatgatgccAAGGCTGTGACATTTGGAAAAATACTTTGACACGTTAAAGCTACACATATGAATATTATTATATCAACAAAGCTGAAATAACTGTTTAATGTGAAATCTATTGCTAATATTGCCACAGAGGATGATCACCtgactctgcagttcccctcagctctcaGCTTGTTATGATTACATTACTTACTTTTATTTAGCGAAGCCATCAACTATGACACTGCTTTCTTCTTAGCTTTCTTAGCTAACTTATCTCCCCTTGTCATCCCTGCGGTCATTCTGCCTATGCTATGAAATGCCAACAATCCTCCTCTGAAATCCCAATCTAGTCTTGCAGAGTCAGTCAGCTGCAAGGCTGATTGTGCCTACTAGCTATCGGCAGTAATCATGGAGAGACGAGAAGAACAGTGGCAGGACATCAGAGGGAATCCCATATGAAATATGGTACATTTTCACCGATATAGTTAGTGCAGGAGATCGTACCTGTCCACCCAAATtacccattttttttctccagacaCATTCCCTGTTGCTCTGCAAGTGATTCTCAAAGCTAATCCAAGTCAGCATGGAGCGATGTTGAGGACTCGCAATGTGTAACATGTGGTGTCTTCTCCCCTCACAGGAAGGAGTCTCAAACAGAAACGTCTCCCAGGTCTGTGATCtgatttttggtttttttttttggtctctctTCACCTCCCGTTGGCTTCTCTTCAATTCTGCTCTTAGCTGCTGCTGAGGCACTCTTCTTGGGGGAGTATGTGTGCAGAATGACTgtgtctaaatgtgtgtgtgtgtgtgtgtgtgtgtgcgtgagtatCAGACATGTATGTGGCTCCTTCAAGAACGGTCTTGCTGCATTTGCTCACATGGTGCTCAAAGATCAGCTCACTTTGGCCTCGCTCCCAACTGGCAGCTTTATTAGATAGTTACCAATAAGCTGTTCTTTGATACTCAAGCATCACCTCAGTAAAAGTGATTTTGAACACTTTAAGAGCCTTGCTTGACTTCTATCACACTGTttttgacaaaagaaacaagtgTAATTATTGACAATGTAGTAACACTTTATCTTGACTTTTGaccatttgcacattttgttggACTATCATTTAAAATACAGCCCTACAAAATCATCACAAAGATGCTGGCAGGCTTTATTATCTTTCATATAAGGAAAAATACCTCAAGGCAAAGACAATTAACTATctgttagtgttgttttttttaagatgttgcaaattaaacaaactaTAGTTACAATAAAGTGTTACTGGCATCACAGTTTGGCACACACTGCTGTTTCTTGACTGTACCCACTGctattttatcttttctgtgtctcctctACTGCCCACCACTCCAGTAATGAAAatgcacacaaagacagactttGCGGGTGCTGTCCGAGAGCTATTAGGTATAGTTGCTGCACAGATACTAACAACTGCACTGCAAGTCTGTGTCTGTCCTTACACTCCTATCTCTGTACATCTACCTCTTTAAGCACAAGAGGAGTAACACTCAAATCTGACTAGTCTACTCTTTACAGTGTAATGCAGCTGTCGATTATGTCTCATGAAAAGCTTTATGCTTATTATTAAATTCAAGAGCTAATCTGctcacatcttttactttttctaaGAAAAGCTGCAGATATACATCTGTGTTGACCGTCCTGTCACAGTTGATTTATGGTTTCTGTTTAATAATGTCGTTATGCAATTGATTTGCTtgccgcctttttttttttttttcttcgcctATTCAGCCCTTACAAACTTCAGTTCAGCAGGCAAGGTGCATATTGCTGAGTACCTAACAATTTGTTTCCTTTGACCAATTCCCATGATGAAGCATACAGTATGATGGTGAATTATTTTGCATGATTTGTGTTCACTTTTTTTGCATAGAGTGAGACCACAGTTCTTCCTTTTGAGACGTGCAGCGTCACTTTGCTTCCCATGCATGCTTGCTTGTAGCTTCCTGCTGCTTGCCTGACCCACtgaatgctccactatgttcgTATGTGGACATGGCTCCTTCTGCTGTAGGACATTGCCCATTTTGAGTTTCTGCTGAGGTAAGATTTATTATCATGTCAGTGCAGAATTCGACAAATTCCAaagattacatttaaaacaacaaagcagtaGGACAAAGACATTTACTTACAAATAGTTATTTACTCTAAAAAAGTGTTGAATTGGTTATAGTTCCCTTCTTATCACCTGCTCTCCAGTCGGAAGGCCAGTCTGAAAGACAAAGTATTCCCCAGTCCTTCCAAGGCTCCAGTGGCCAAGGGGAAGACCCAGTCTCCAGGGCCAGAGGACGGGGCTGAGGCCAGTCCCAGCAAAGTCACCAAGAGCTGGAGCTTCAATGAGAAGAACCGAGGGCCGAAGCATGCCTTCAGAGTCCGAGGCAGCACCTCGCGCCAAAACTCAGAGGGTAAGGGAACTTATCTGACCAGATTAATTATGAGCATTAGAGTACAGACCAGGTTGGACACAGCCTGGTCTGAAGGACAGTTCCACTGCTTTTGATTAATTGTACTCATGTTAGGTTAGTCTGTCGCGGAAACAGCATTTAAACCATCATGTAACAGCAAACCATGTAGACAAAAGCCATTTTTATGGGAGCTTCATAGTTGTTTAATGGAAGAGCTCAACATTTTGGAcacttattcactttcttgtgAAAAGTTAAACGAGGAGATTGATACCAATATCAAGTCTGTGTGGTGAATGTGAAGTGACAGCGAGCGTAGCGCTGTAAGCAGGGGTAAACAGCTTACCTGGCTgtgtccaaaggtaacaaaatacACTTACCAGCACCTTTTAAGCTCACTAAGTAACCTGTAACATCTTGTTAAATCTGTCCAACACCCAAAGTGTAAAAAGAACAGGAGTGTGAGCAAGTGGCTCAGTGAGCTGCACTGAGGCACAGTGTAATTGTCCACTTCCTCATGCTAACATATTCACGGTGACAAGGCTAACATGCTGATCTTTGGCAGCTTCTTTTTTAAGTCTGTTAACATGCCAACATAAcattaaacacatacacaacacaacagctgaGGCTAACGGTAATATTGTTTTACTGGTATTTATCATAGTCATAATCCTAAATATTAGACATGTTAACAATGACTTAACTTCCagtaaatgtaaagtgaaagGATCATGAAAGTTGATGCATTAATTATGAATGTATGTCTGAAACAGATTTCATCACAGCCCATTCAGTAGTTCCAGTAAACAATCCCAAATCAATAATTTAGACCAAATGGTGGCGCTAATCCAATTCTGCCCAGTGGCCACTTGCAGTattgcagaaagaaaaaaatccttaaCCCTAAAAAGGATATTCCTGTAGGCCGCAGTTAAAGGTGCTTTAAAAACTTTTGACAGAACTCGAACTGCAAACTACGTCAATAATGACTCTTTTTGATCCATGTAGGTTCTATGAATACAAAATTATTCTAAATCTGCTGCATCATCACAATGTTGAATCTATGGGCCACATCCTAATTTCATGATGACTTAATAGGTCAATTGGGAGCAACTCCAAAAATAACATATACTGTATCACTGTTCCCAAATGTTGCAGCGTATTGGACTTTCAGGGTGcggttgcagtttggttagatcttggcaagaaaactacttggttaggtgcaggaaaacattgtggtttgggtttaaaTCTATATGTTACTTCTGTAACTTCGGTTAAAATGTACTTATATATTATGTAAGTGAGTATTTTGTTTAACATGACCATGTTGGAAAATTAAGGTAACTTACTATGGCCctgtggtttcacactggacattaACAGCAGTCTCCCGAATGAAAGTCCTGTTGTTTATCCCAACCCAAAGTAAGCCATGCAAACTTTTGAATTATCAAACAATCATTAAAATCTGCTCAaaatttttgatttttgtcaaataacaacaaagagaTATTTAGAGAGACAACACAGAAGCTGTGGTTTTACGATGTTTCCCTacttttggacagagccaggctaactgtttcctcctgcttctACTCTTCGTGTACAATAACTGTCATGCAGGCGAGTGCTATATAGTTTCTTCTGCATGCACTGAATGATGTGAAGAAGGCAAAGATTTTCTGGACATGCTAAAGCCAACATTTCAACATCGTGCTGTGGAGACAGAGGTGTGTTGGTTTGGATTTTGTGTCCAGCCTTCTTTTTTGCTAGAAAGCCAAACTGCATCCATATATCATCCAGGCCACTGTGTCACTCTCAAACTAGTATTCTTGTTCTCCTTCACCATTTCTTTGCATTCTGTTGAACAATTTGAACCAATTCTCattagttgtttttcttcttccgcTTCATGGCATGTTAAAGTGCTGATTGAAATGCAGGATGAAGACTTTGGACTGAAGAGTTCTCCAGGTTAGATAAGTCATCATGACATGTCTTCAATTCAGATTGTAGTATAATCTGTAATGTCTAGATGTACTGTATAATTTACCATCAATGTTGACTAAAGCTCATGATAAATGTTAAGTGTAGATgtaagagaagagagagaagcccTTTCAAACATGAGCCAGAAACCATTCAGTGGACTCCACAAGTTCCCATGTTTGGAATTGATTTGTCTGCCATAGTCATCCTGCTAGAATCCATAACAAATCTCTTcccatgtctctcctctctctctttttgcagCAATTGAAGGTTTAATAAGTAAGACATTGGGATATGTTGTTGGTTGGCTtctatgggggaaaaaaaatcaaaagatgaTTCAGCTTCACCGGTCTGAGAAACCTGCATGCTGAAACCTGCTgagatttttttcacttgacaTGAACCCATTTTTTTCCTACATGAGTTTCCCCTCTAACAGTGACTAAAAAGGCATGATACTAGCTAAGAACATGCATGTAATGATTTAAGCTTTAAATGATTTAAGCTGATTAGGATTCTAATAACATACATACAATGAGTCTAGCATATTTTTACAGTAGTGGAAGACAAGTTTCTGTGGTAGGTAAGTCAGCTGCGGGTTCAAGTCAAGTGGTGCCGATATAATCCAAATTTGACCCAGAGACGAACTGCCCCAAAGCCCCGCTTTACGTTGCATGAAGAGACCTCACTTTCCCTACCAGATTCTCCTCTAATTTCTGATAAACAGCGATTAGGCCACACCTTTGCCTATATGCAATCTGCTTCAAATCCATAGATTAGCCTTCTGGCTGAACTAAAAATGCTAGCTACAATGCTAATCTAGAGTGTAATTGGTGGTGGGAAGAGAGTACTTGTCATTAAAGGTTCTATTAAAGCTTTATCCCATCAGCACTATCCTTCAATTCTGCACCAAGTcgtattttgttttcttttgttccacaAAGCCCGCTCACTACGCTCACAAAATGGCTAACTGGCTTGAAACCAACTTGGTGATTCAATTTCTGCACCTTCAAAGCTAAAAGCAACAGCTGTGCTTTGCTTCTGCCGTGGACACTGtggaaacagatgaaatatTCTTTATGAGTGTCCATGTGTTTACTCTGTAGAGGCGAGCCTCCCAGGAGAGGAGATTGGTGATGACAAAAGCTGCCACTGTGAGTTTCTCAATCAAGACTTACCGCCAGGATTGAAAGTTACAATAAGGGCAATATGGTAAGGTTTGCTTTAACACTTTTCTGCTTCTGTAATGTTTTCTTGATCCATGAGTACATAAAAGCCTATcatggtgtgtgtttatgtgttttcctttacatTGAGGTCAGTCTATGGTGCAGGCTTTACAAGCTTTGATAGCACTGGTACTTCCAGTTTATTGTGAATCAAGTTGAACTTCTTAACTTAACTGCTCAGATCTGGAAAGGTGGTGACAGAACTAAAAACAAGTCTGATAGAGCAGTCATACAATCAGACAGATTTAAAACGAATGTCCAGGTCAGTCAAACTtatctcaaaaataaaaataaaaataatcaacacaatTGTTATAGTTATATTTAAATTATAAGAGGAGGGTGACTGTGCACAATTTTCCCATGCAGTGACGGCTTATAAGTGACAATTTGGGGCACTCACCTTCATTTTTTACCTCCAAATAAAATGGTTCTTGCCTTATTAGACTTGTTGTAGTGATAGTGCCATGTTCCCAGATCTTAGCAATTACCCGGTGAGTTCAAAGTAATTATAACTGACAGAAAGCTACTTAAGTCTGAGTGTGAAAGTTCATTgttccatccatctatccattaTCTGTAACTACTTATCCTTTGCAGGGTTGCGGGAAAGTTCATTCTTTGTCATGAAAATAgttgtttgacaaaataatcttaaaGGTCCTGCGAGTAGGACtttgtgtgcaggatttaggaGGATCTGTTGGCAGAAATGAAATAGGCCTATActattcataattatgttttcattagtgtataatcaccaGGGAGTACTCCATGTTGCTACAGTTGCCCAGACTGACCACTGATTGTTGTGACAGGCCTTtataatgaaacacattttgccATGTGGCATTAGGAAAAGCACTGGTTTAAATGCTGACACCTAAATACCATTCAGCCGCTTTGGTTTCAGAGTCTTCATGTTGGCTCATCGTCTCCCTGTCATGACTTACTTGAATAGTGGGAAAAACCGAGCCATCCTTGTTGTAAtcagtaacacctgtgcttttccatTGGGTCAAAGTGAAAAAAGGTCCACTCATTTGTCAGATGTCAATTGAGAGAAATATGTGTCCTCCCTCAGCATCATGAAGTTTCTGGTGTCAAAGAGGAGGTTCAAAGAGAGCTTGCGGCCTTATGATGTCATGGATGTGATCGAGCAGTACTCTGCAGGTCACCTGGACATGCTGTCTCGCATTAAGAACCTGCAGTCCAGGCAAGTGCACGTTCACTACGCAGTTTATTCGCAACAGTTTATATCTGCctcacattcattttcaggtcGTCTCAGAGTGAATATCTTGTCCGTCACTTTGACTGTGAGCCTAAAGACCAGGATGGATGCTTCGAAACATTTCAGAGTCATTGTTTTAGCACAGTGATTAGCTTGAGTTCAGAATAATACTAGAGATGTGTATCAGTAATGAAGGGGTTGTGGTGTCGCTGGATACACACATGTTGTGACACACGAGTCATTGATTTGCCTGTTTCATTTGTCCTACTACATGTGTGGTATTCAGATCTCACTTTTAAATCTGTAACCTTTCTATAAAGAAATACTTGGTCCACTCCTTCTGCTTTGAATGcatcacacattcattttagaTATGACATTGAAGAGTAACTCACATTGTTTTACCTCCTCACATTTTGATCCCCTGAAGGTCTAACATGTAGAATAAATGTATTCCAACAGTGAAATACATGCACTTTTCATCCACGAAGCAAGTCAGACTCACCGTATGTCTCGTGTGTGGAATATATTGAAACTTGTTCTCCATAGCTGATGTGATTCCCTCGTTGCTTCATTTTGCATTGCACTCATATCGTCTCTGTGTGCCTTGCCAGGATAGATATGATTGTGGGGCCCCCTCCCCCATCAACACCTCGCCATAAGAAGTCCACTGAAGGTCCTAGGTTAGGTTAATAGACTGCACCTTTAGAATGACCGTTTTACCAGCATTATGCTCCTTATTCCATAGTCCAAATACTGAAGTAGTTACATGCTACCTTATTATTTTGATTGACTGAACCCCTTTTGAGTACATGCCACTCAACTTGTCTCATTTTGCCACATAATAAATGCTCAAGCAACGTTAAATATCTTATATCAAGGAAAATCAAGGAACACGTTTCATGAACAGTTTTATGTGCAACATTTTCAGAATGTTGTGCAGTTACTTTAGCTCTTATGTCACTTTATATcataatataaaaagaaaaaaagtgagacaCCCGCGTTATTCTCACTGAATGTTAATGAGCCATGTCATGGGGCCTCACTCAACAGGGGTTTGACAGTGCTAGATGCTTGCTCTCATAccggagagacagagggagagctCCCCCAGTAGGATGCAATGGAAAtgaagcatgaagcacaacaaaAGCATGACAAGTGATGCATTTTGGCCCCTAGACAAAATGTCCCCTCTATTCACACTGTTTCATTAAGGACTGCCTCGTCTCATTATGCATGCATCACTGTCCATCTTACACCAATACTTACTCAGGAAATGCTTAAGTGCCAGAccgtcattcattcattcattcaagacAAATTTGTAGCCCGACATATCAGCAACACAAATGCCTTCTCTAGCTACTTTCCATGTAACACTAGTTACCATTATGGCATCATGAACTTCAGTTTAAACAAATAGGTTAAATCCATGtggcagagtgtgttttttaatcgCAGATATTACTTTTCTCAAATGCTAGAGTTGACCAGATAGTGGGTAAAGGTCCCAAAGCTGACGGTGAGGCTGCGGATGACCAGAGCATGATGGGACGTCTGGTCAAAGTGGAAAAGCAGGTATGGAAATGAAAGTTAATTCACGCTGAGGTCAATCATTCATGTGTTGTTAAGAGTTATATTTGGTGTTGGTGATACATACAAACAGGTAATTGGCATTGAAATTGCACATTCAGGTGATTAATCTGAAATACGTATTTTGTGTCAGTGCCAGTGTGCAACCATAGTGAAGTGCTGAAATGCAGATACTTGCAAGAACCATCATCTAATGGAAGAATAAATCGGGAGCACCagatatgcattttttttaaaattcctgaGCCatgaaaaagggagagagattATCCGTAGGAACAAACTTCAACTTTTGTTTATAGCCCGCTAGAGTACAGAAATGGAATCAGATGACATGTTGGTATATATACTGtactacaaaaaataaatacaaatatctATCTATATTCATCATCAACAAGTTGGGTTTGTTTTGAGTAACGTATTCTGGGTCCTATGCCAatgtccaacacacacagactttgaggCAAGTCCCCAGCAAATCTGCGAGCGTTAAGGGCTGCTACTGTCAAATCCTGGAATGAGGACTCTCTCATGGACATTTTGAGCACTTTACAACCACTTTCCGTAGCAACGCATTTCTGCAGAGAATGACCAATCATAGCGTTGTAACATTAAACACAGGATTATCATTGGTTACCAGGATAACCCTGCACACACTTAAAAGAGACAACAATAATATGTATGCTTTCATTGGTTTATGcaatgtgtattttattttttatgtatcttTTTGGCATAttcatggctttattgacagaggGGATGCCCTTTGGCACACATTGAACATAAGCTCCTCCGATCAAGCTACTGGgacccaaaatgttttttattcacataCAATCATTTTCAAATCACTTCATAACATCTTTTTTGGGATTCAGTCTGGGTTTGCTCCTCCAACAGTCAGACAGATCATATtgcacaattttatttttaagatttgCTGTTACTAtcgctaaaaaaaaatgtaattctggtATTCTGGTATTcacttgtttatttgtgtttctctgtctcgCTGCAGGTGCTCTGTATGGACAGGAAACTTGATTTCTTGGTCAATGTGTACGTGCAGCGTATGGGCATCCCTCGTTCAGAAACAGAGGCCTTTTTCAACTCCAAAGAGCCGTATCCAGCGCCGCCTTACCACAGCCCAGAGGAGAGcaaggtggagaaggaggataaagaggaggtgaaggaggagaaggtggtgACGAcatgttcagctgcagaggTCCCGTGCTCTGATGGGTCTTTGGAAAAGAAGGATCCTCTACTCGGTCGATCAGTGGCAATATCGGTTGGTACTCCCTCTGGCAGCCACAGCCGCCCCTCTACCTCCTGGCAGCACCAGCTCCAGCACCCCCTCAGCCAGCCTGCCTGGAACAGCAGCGTGGCCAACACCCCTTCGCCAGTTGGTGGCAGCGGTGAGCATTCGCCCACCCTGTTCCGCCTTccgcctccacctgctcctgtcCACGACCGCTCCTCATCCGTCCTTGGAGGCAGCGGCAGAGAGAGCAGTTCCCAGGGCCGGAGGCGCCACAGGAAGCAGAGGTGCCAGCAGGATGCCACAGCCGTGGAGAGCGACACGTCTCTGTCCATCCCGTCTGTTGACCACGAGGAGCTGGAGCGCTCCTTCAGTGGCTTCAGCATCTCCCAGGCCAAGGAGGACTTCTTTGGGCCTTCTTTCTTTATAGGctcaggaggagggggagctgctgcagggacTGAAGCCGCAACCGGACCCTCTCTCTGTGCCAGGGTCAGACCCTTCATAGCAGAGGGAGAATCAGACACAGACTCTGACCTCTacgctccctctcctctgtccttcactgGAGAGGTGTTAGGTGGAGAGAGGCCATGGCCAGGACTAAAGTAGGTCAGGAAAGACTGCTCTGCCTGGCAGAGTCGATCATGAGACCTTGTAGccaactgactgactgttgctgctgctgctgatgctatTACAGACTATTTTATGTTTAGCGAATGGTTAGCTGTTTATTACTGAGGATGGTgaacatagaaaaacaaaggagTTGTcctttttcaccatttttggTTGTGATATAACACTTTACATGCAATGCTGACTTACAGTTGCATTGTATCATCAAGACTTTGAtgataaatagaaaaatagcTTTTTAGGGACATTGTCTTTATCTCACTTGCTGACATTTCCGTTGCATTTATTTGTGATGAAAGCTACATGAGAGTATAGATGTGTGCGAGACACTTAATTTTTCATCAGACTTATACTTTAACACTGATTTCTATGTATAGAAAATCACCTTGATTTCTTTTAGGACTAATGATTTCATTTCAGCACTCCCTCGCTGACCACTTTAACATTCAAAACTTTGTGGGGGTTAGTAATGCAAGATTGTTAAAGTTCATCACATGGTTAGCATAGTGTCTTGATAACTTCTATAACTTTGAATGACATGAGGTGTTATGATGCCAAAACCTTAGCTATGATAATCAATTCTCGATTCTCgcagagtaagaaaaaaaaaaaaaaagacgtgcTTGCTTTTCTGAATCATTAATTCAGCCTGCTGTTTACTGAATACTAAAGCAGAACTCCCCTCGAAGTATTGCAGATACTTCCCCGTCAATAAACCAGTGAACCCGCAGCATGGCATGTTAAAAGGTTGATTTAAGGACTGTGTTGAGCAGGTTCCAAAACCAGACAACAGCTGCGAAAAGTCAGCAGAAACAATTCCACAAGTGTTTTTCTcctacaaacaaacagagcgatgaataaaacatgaaaatgtgcatGCATGACTGGTTTCAAGCCACAATGTGCTAATTTTTTTATGGGGCTTTGCTTGAATTCCAATCATGTATGCAGCCCCCGCTTGCTAATTTCAATGGCTCTTCTTTTTTGGGCAAGTATTTCCACAAATTATATACACATGAAATACAAAGGCAGATGTCTAATGCCACGTATGGAAACAATATGGGCTcgcacattttgtattttcatcacACAACATGCAGTGTTGGAGTTAGATTGAGTCGGACACTTGTTACTCAGACATGAGTGCATTCCGCCTGCAATGCATTGGTCAGTCATTTAGACTCTCTGCTTCTATGACAGTCCTGCACTAATTGAGGAAATGCAATAAAAAGCAAGCAAGGCAATCAAGAACCATCCTCTATCAACATTAACATGGCCTTATTTTTCACATGACAATCCATTGTTTTGTAGGTAAACAGATTCacaatttaattctaaacatttcAAGTACATTTCAAGTGTTATATAGGAGGTTCTGTGGCCTGAGAGCAGCTGTCCCGGGATACAAATGTAGTCACTGATTATGCCAAAAGCATGGGATTCACAGTGGAATCTGAGGCATGAGCAATTCTTCCCGAGTCATTGCAAAACgagttcaacattttaatattaacagTCCGTACAGTAGAGACAATTCACACAAGATACACCGTTCATATTTTTCGGAAACGAAGAAACGAACCTGTCGGCATGTTTTCTACAACCCAAAGAAAGGACCTGTATGGTTTTACATGAAAAAGTAGCTGTTAGTTCAACACCATCCTGTAACTgcaccttcttcttcctcttcttcttcaataATAAAACTTTGtacatcactgaaaaaaaatcacctctatggtctcttgttttttttatgctctgGCTTAATGCTATGCTGAGACACGTTTAAACAAGACAGTGAGATGTCTGTCAGCTGTGAGGTGTAATGGTGGCCATGTAGCACTAGATGGCAATCAAGAGCCTCACTTGAGAAGGtcctagatagatagatagatagatagatagatagctagatagatagatagatagatagatagatagatagacagatagatagatagacacatctgttcattttcaaactgttcTCATCTTCTCACCTATACTGCTTTGGGGTGGTGAGGGCTCAtacctacaatcccaaagcgtcagtatttgatgagttagGAGTGAGACTTGAAAACcaactttcttacaaagtggacctttaagtacgcttcattttctgttactttatgATTAACCTATACAACAATTCAGAGACCAACTCAACTTCTGactccactacatgtatttgaatGCTTTAGTTTTGTGATACAAAATATAACCGAAGAATCAAATCATGGTTTAGAAAAACTTCAGTGTCCCCTGAGAGTCAATTTATGGTACAGCACAGAACATacagatacataaaaaaaaataagacccccctcccccccaaaaaaatcatctgCCTAAGATCAGCTCCAGCAGATATCGAAAATATACAAATCCCTTATTTCACATGCCCTCACCCCCATATTTCCCTGTAGACTCTAGATCACACACCCTGTCTAACTGAGTTACTGCCACAGgaatacatctgtttttttccctcccgtTGATTCTGATCTTTGTGTATCTATACCTCCAACTAGTAGGGAGTGGCTGGAATTCCACTCAAAGTCAGGTACAAGGGGTGCAGGTCAGCCTTGTTACAATTCAATAATagatatacatacatattttgCTTAAAGTATATTTgattttaatacttttaaaCTTGCAAAAAAGGGTTTGTAAGTTTTACCTAATGTCTTAGTTAatataaaagcaacattatgtaaaaatttggcgccccccacagtttctgaatgGCTGT
This window harbors:
- the kcnq2a gene encoding potassium voltage-gated channel, KQT-like subfamily, member 2a isoform X3 is translated as MVKKSLNGGVYPTQAGEKKHKVGFVGLDPGAPESSRDGALLIAGSESTKRSGILCRPRSSISAGRPRPSKKNASYRKLQNFLYNALERPRGWAFIYHAYVFLLVFSCLILSVFATIREFKNSSESALYILEIVTIVVFGVEYIVRIWAAGCCCRYRGWRGRLKFARKPFCVIDIMVLIASVSVLAAGSQGNVFATSAIRSLRFLQILRMLRMDRRGGTWKLLGSVVYAHSKELITAWYIGFLCLILASFLVYSVEKETNEEFDTYADALWWGLITLTTIGYGDKVPKTWNGRLLAATFSMIGVAFFALPAGILGSGFALKVQEQHRQKHFEKRRNPAAGLIQGAWRFYATNLSRTDLVCTWDFYEQTVAVPMYRLIPPLNQLDLLRNLKGKSFRKESQTETSPSRKASLKDKVFPSPSKAPVAKGKTQSPGPEDGAEASPSKVTKSWSFNEKNRGPKHAFRVRGSTSRQNSEVLIEMQDEDFGLKSSPAIEGLIKASLPGEEIGDDKSCHCEFLNQDLPPGLKVTIRAICIMKFLVSKRRFKESLRPYDVMDVIEQYSAGHLDMLSRIKNLQSRVDQIVGKGPKADGEAADDQSMMGRLVKVEKQVLCMDRKLDFLVNVYVQRMGIPRSETEAFFNSKEPYPAPPYHSPEESKVEKEDKEEVKEEKVVTTCSAAEVPCSDGSLEKKDPLLGRSVAISVGTPSGSHSRPSTSWQHQLQHPLSQPAWNSSVANTPSPVGGSGEHSPTLFRLPPPPAPVHDRSSSVLGGSGRESSSQGRRRHRKQRCQQDATAVESDTSLSIPSVDHEELERSFSGFSISQAKEDFFGPSFFIGSGGGGAAAGTEAATGPSLCARVRPFIAEGESDTDSDLYAPSPLSFTGEVLGGERPWPGLK
- the kcnq2a gene encoding potassium voltage-gated channel, KQT-like subfamily, member 2a isoform X5: MVKKSLNGGVYPTQAGEKKHKVGFVGLDPGAPESSRDGALLIAGSESTKRSGILCRPRSSISAGRPRPSKKNASYRKLQNFLYNALERPRGWAFIYHAYVFLLVFSCLILSVFATIREFKNSSESALYILEIVTIVVFGVEYIVRIWAAGCCCRYRGWRGRLKFARKPFCVIDIMVLIASVSVLAAGSQGNVFATSAIRSLRFLQILRMLRMDRRGGTWKLLGSVVYAHSKELITAWYIGFLCLILASFLVYSVEKETNEEFDTYADALWWGLITLTTIGYGDKVPKTWNGRLLAATFSMIGVAFFALPAGILGSGFALKVQEQHRQKHFEKRRNPAAGLIQGAWRFYATNLSRTDLVCTWDFYEQTVAVPMYRLIPPLNQLDLLRNLKGKSFRKESQTETSPSRKASLKDKVFPSPSKAPVAKGKTQSPGPEDGAEASPSKVTKSWSFNEKNRGPKHAFRVRGSTSRQNSEVLIEMQDEDFGLKSSPEASLPGEEIGDDKSCHCEFLNQDLPPGLKVTIRAICIMKFLVSKRRFKESLRPYDVMDVIEQYSAGHLDMLSRIKNLQSRVDQIVGKGPKADGEAADDQSMMGRLVKVEKQVLCMDRKLDFLVNVYVQRMGIPRSETEAFFNSKEPYPAPPYHSPEESKVEKEDKEEVKEEKVVTTCSAAEVPCSDGSLEKKDPLLGRSVAISVGTPSGSHSRPSTSWQHQLQHPLSQPAWNSSVANTPSPVGGSGEHSPTLFRLPPPPAPVHDRSSSVLGGSGRESSSQGRRRHRKQRCQQDATAVESDTSLSIPSVDHEELERSFSGFSISQAKEDFFGPSFFIGSGGGGAAAGTEAATGPSLCARVRPFIAEGESDTDSDLYAPSPLSFTGEVLGGERPWPGLK